The DNA window ATCTGATCGATACTCCGGGGCACGTCGATTTTCATTACGAAGTTTCGCGCAGCCTGGCATGTTGCGAGGGAGCGGTGCTGCTGGTCGACGCGTTTCAAGGAGTCGAGGCCCAGACGGTCGCCAATGCCTACGCGGCGATGGAGCACAATCTCGCGATCGTTCCCGTGCTGAACAAAGTCGATCTTAAACACGCACGGCCCGAAGAGGTGATGGAGGAAATGGAGTCGAGCCTGGGGATCGATCCGGCCGAGGTGCTGCCCTGCAGCGGCAAGACAGGCGTCGGCGTCGATAAGCTGCTCGAAGCGATCGTCGAGCGAATCCCGGCCCCAGGCGGCGATCCAGACGCTCCTTTGCAAGCGATGGTCTTCGACTCGCATTATGACGAATTCCGCGGAGCGATCACGTATGTGCGGGTGATCAACGGCACGTTCAAGAAGGGGCAGAAGATTCGCTTTCTAAAGACGGGCAGTGCCTACGAATTGCTCGAAGTGGGCCAGTTTGTGCCGCAACGTCGCGCGTGCAGCCAGCTCCAGGCCGGGCAGGTCGGTTACTTGATCTGCAACATCAAGTCGGCCATCGACGTGCACATCGGCGACACGGTGACGACCTCTGGGGACGACGCTGCCCCCGCGCTGCCAGGCTATCGCCCGCCGCAGCGAATGGTCTATTGCGGGCTCTATCCGTCCGACGGGCAGAACTTCGAGGAGCTGCGCGACGCGCTCACCAAGCTCAGCATCAATGACCCCAGTTTCGAGTTTGAGCCGGAAACGAGCGACGCCTTGGGTTTCGGCTTTCGCTGCGGCTTCCTTGGCCTATTGCACATGGAGATCATCCAACAGCGGCTTGAAGGGGAGTCGAATCTCGATTTGGTGCAGACCGCTCCGAACGTGACTTACCAAATCCTCACAACCACCGGCGAGCTGCTCGAAATCCATAATCCACAGCAAGTGCCCGACGCGGGCCTGATCGACGAATTCCGGCAGCCGATCGTGCGGGTGAATTTCGTGCTGCCCACCGACGTGATCGGCCCGGTGATGCAGCTTTGCACCGATCGCCGCGGCGTCTATGTGAAGACCGAATACTTATCGCCGACGCGGGCGATTCTCACCTTCGACCTGCCCCTGGCGGAGGTGATCTACGACATGCACGACAAGCTCAAGAGCGTCACCCGCGGCTACGGCACGATGGACTACGAGTTGGTCGGTTATTTCCCGGCGGAATTAGTGCGGCTCGATATTCTAGTTGGGGGCAAGCGAGTCGATGCCCTCTCGATCATCTGCGACCGCCGCGACGCCGAGCGCCGCGGCCGGGCGGTCGTCAAGAAGCTGCGCACCGAGATCGATCGGCACATGTTCGAGATTGCCCTGCAAGCGGCAATCGGCAGCCGCGTGGTGGCCCGAGAAACGATCTCCGCGATGCGTAAGAATGTCACGGCCAAATGCTACGGCGGCGACAT is part of the Pirellulales bacterium genome and encodes:
- the lepA gene encoding translation elongation factor 4, which codes for MIDCQHIRNFSIIAHIDHGKSTLADRLLEITGTVDKRDLRDQTLDDMDLERSRGITIKARAVAMRYQYRGAEYELNLIDTPGHVDFHYEVSRSLACCEGAVLLVDAFQGVEAQTVANAYAAMEHNLAIVPVLNKVDLKHARPEEVMEEMESSLGIDPAEVLPCSGKTGVGVDKLLEAIVERIPAPGGDPDAPLQAMVFDSHYDEFRGAITYVRVINGTFKKGQKIRFLKTGSAYELLEVGQFVPQRRACSQLQAGQVGYLICNIKSAIDVHIGDTVTTSGDDAAPALPGYRPPQRMVYCGLYPSDGQNFEELRDALTKLSINDPSFEFEPETSDALGFGFRCGFLGLLHMEIIQQRLEGESNLDLVQTAPNVTYQILTTTGELLEIHNPQQVPDAGLIDEFRQPIVRVNFVLPTDVIGPVMQLCTDRRGVYVKTEYLSPTRAILTFDLPLAEVIYDMHDKLKSVTRGYGTMDYELVGYFPAELVRLDILVGGKRVDALSIICDRRDAERRGRAVVKKLRTEIDRHMFEIALQAAIGSRVVARETISAMRKNVTAKCYGGDITRKRKLWAKQREGKKRMKSIGSVDIPQKAFLAVLESGSD